A region of Bacillus rossius redtenbacheri isolate Brsri chromosome 2, Brsri_v3, whole genome shotgun sequence DNA encodes the following proteins:
- the LOC134528923 gene encoding uncharacterized protein LOC134528923, producing the protein MVRHYVRKRGSRQYKNYSEKNLEKALNEVRAKKISVRAAAEKYGIHRNTLSGKIHGKHPNASGGQTTFSSDEEGLFAKYIIAMSTYGFPLTAFDLQMTVKNYLDKCGRHVKKFKNNVPGRDWVESFLKRHKQDLSTRLARNISHARARSDEGTINTFFDNFSKEVEGVPHSNIWNFDESNLVDDPGCKKVIVKKGTKYPEKIRNATKACTTIMLCGNAEGILAHIYINYKAENLWQTWTEGGPDGAHYNRTRSGWFDAACFEDWFTKLMLPILKQQPGKKIIMGDNLSAHLNIEVLNLCEKYNISFILLPPNATHLLQPLDVAYFRSMKGEWRKILSEWKETSYGSRCATIPKDQFPHLLKTLLDNLAVRGQQNLKSGFKKCGLVPLDRNKVLAKLCDSVMKEVTDADNSPTLRISDSFLEELKKRRHEEVKTHGKTRRRKLTVPPGKSVCANDLSSNAYENEPSTSQPKTGRKNQKQKTRDQQDTSSSDIEDDVQYDDTDASVEDLIESDSESNDSNGRVVVTDTLASSVCDSLSKDLSIGDFVAFLYDDIVYPGTVTAIDESDVKISAMSRTGKYWKWPEKKDEIWYKKTAVIKMLPHPKQLSLGGSKKMNRLCLPM; encoded by the exons ATGGTGCGGCACTATGTGAGAAAGCGTGGAAGTcgtcaatataaaaattattcagaaaaaaatctggaaaaagCTTTGAATGAGGTTCGTGCAAAGAAGATTTCTGTTCGTGCAGCTGCTGAAAA ATATGGCATTCACAGAAACACACTTTCTGGAAAAATCCATGGTAAACATCCAAATGCTTCAGGTGGGCAGACAACATTTTCCAGCGATGAAGAAGGCTTGTTTGCGAAGTACATTATTGCTATGTCAACTTATGGGTTCCCACTGACTGCATTTGATTTGCAGATGACTGTAAAGAACTACCTTGACAAATGTGGTAGACATGTAAAGAAGTTTAAAAACAATGTCCCAGGGCGGGATTGGGTAGAATCATTTCTCAAAAGGCACAAACAAGATTTAAGTACAAGACTTGCAAGAAATATCAGTCATGCTAGGGCTCGTTCTGATGAAGGGACCATCAAtactttttttgataatttttccaaAGAGGTGGAAGGAGTTCCACATTCTAATATATGGAACTTCGACGAAAGTAACTTGGTAGACGATCCGGGCTGTAAAAAGGTTATAGTTAAGAAAGGTACAAAGTACCCTGAAAAAATTAGAAATGCTACGAAAGCATGTACCACTATAATGTTATGTGGAAATGCAGAAGGGATTCTTGCCCACATTTACATTAATTACAAAGCTGAGAATCTGTGGCAGACTTGGACAGAGGGGGGACCAGACGGGGCTCATTACAATAGAACCAGATCCGGATGGTTCGATGCTGCGTGTTTTGAGGACTGGTTCACAAAACTTATGCTCCCAATTCTTAAACAGCAACCAGGAAAGAAAATTATAATGGGAGATAATTTGAGTGCCCATTTGAATATAGAAGTTCTAAATCTCTGTGAGAAATATAATATTTCGTTCATTTTGTTACCTCCAAATGCTACACATCTACTACAACCTTTGGACGTAGCATACTTTCGCTCCATGAAAGGTGAGTGGCGAAAGATTCTGAGTGAGTGGAAAGAGACATCCTATGGAAGCAGATGTGCTACTATACCAAAAGATCAGTTTCCACATCTTTTGAAGACCTTGTTGGATAACCTTGCAGTAAgaggacaacaaaatttgaagtcTGGCTTTAAGAAATGTGGGCTTGTGCCACTAGACAGAAATAAAGTTCTAGCAAAACTGTGTGACAGTGTAATGAAAGAAGTTACAGATGCTGATAACTCTCCAACCTTAAGGATCAGTGACAGTTTTTTAGAGGAACTGAAGAAAAGAAGGCACGAAGAAGTGAAAACACATGGGAAAACAAGAAGGCGGAAATTAACTGTACCACCAGGAAAAAGTGTTTGTGCAAATGATTTGTCAAGCAATGCATATGAAAATGAGCCTAGTACCAGTCAACCGAAAACAGGTCGGAAAAATCAGAAACAGAAAACCAGAGATCAACAAGACACCAGTAGCAGTGATATAGAAGATGATGTGCAATATGATGATACTGATGCCAGTGTAGAAGATCTTATTGAGTCAGACTCTGAATCTAATGATTCAAATGGACGTGTGGTAGTTACAGACACATTGGCATCAAGTGTGTGTGATTCTCTGTCGAAAGATCTTAGTATTGGGGACTTTGTAGCATTTCTTTATGATGACATAGTTTATCCTGGGACAGTTACAGCGATAGACGAATCAGATGTCAAAATAAGTGCTATGAGCAGGACTGGTAAATACTGGAAGTGGCCTGAAAAAAAAGATGAAATCTGGTATAAGAAAACAGCTGTTATCAAGATGCTTCCTCACCCAAAACAATTATCACTTGGTGGATCTAAAAAAATGAATCGTTTATGCTTACCTATGTAA
- the LOC134529462 gene encoding uncharacterized protein LOC134529462, with amino-acid sequence MRNKLSARDRAFQYKKEGFYCTDNSTVMCKFCNTKVSWDRKDTIEKHLKSAKHVASLAATKEETTKLQTSVASCFNKVVKDKKSADYLGKRVTETFVKANIPLEKLNNEHMVNFMNEFIEGSGALPCVKTLREKHLPRLNMEREENIKEKVKGKHLAVCCDETTDKQGRCVFVIIFKIIEASHQVEIVVGDVHILETADAKSCSRAILDSLNKYNISCNSVLALVSDSARYMGKCFDTLTNLMSDNVVVIQCWAHKLNLILNVLGKHLPELQNATSKIKSAFLNTRKRKHLFRQFLDDKYEAGRVPLFPMPVLTRWSSWYESVAYVSDYIEAIVEFMKSDDIASVSNVGVQYLASLSQEQVLNVKVQAAFIKETAKGIVDLTKLLEGSSYPCSNILCGNLRKVEQVLQLAEAGNFGEETSLALQSCGRDVAKAQVKSALVKAASHGYTKLLALISSDPASHLYSELSVFDPAQILITEVTKDLGKKLNKMALFKDCDESQLLQGYKELQFLVKKQLGDKSDASLDLIAILLSLSVNHPEFSKGALKSVWLPCANADCERFFSKYSSVLSDQRQRLNAENVAILSEIYFEG; translated from the exons atgcggaataaattaagtgCAAGGGATCGAGCATTTCAGTATAAGAAGGAGGGGTTTTACTGTACAGATAATAGCACggttatgtgtaagttttgcaacaCGAAAGTTTCGTGGGATCGAAAAGACacgattgaaaaacatttaaagtcggcaaaacacgtggcgtcattagcagcaacaaaagaagagactacaaaactacaaacaTCAGTTGCATCATGCTTTAATAAAGTTGTCAAAGACAAAAAATCGGCAGATTATCTTGGAAAACGTGTCACAGAAACATTTGTAAAGGCTAACATACCACTTGAGAAACTTAACAATGAACACATGGTGAACTTCATGAATGAATTTATTGAAG gatctgGCGCATTGCCTTGTGTAAAGACTTTGCGAGAAAAGCACCTTCCCAGATTAAATATGGAAAGGGAAGAAAACATCAAGGAGAAGGTCAAAGGAAAGCACCTTGCGGTATGCTGCGATGAAACAACAGACAAACAAGGTCGGTGTGTTTTCGTTATAATCTTCAAGATTATAGAAGCCAGTCACCAAGTTGAAATCGTAGTAGGTGATGTCCACATTCTTGAAACAGCTGATGCAAAAAGTTGTTCAAGAGCTATTCTTGATTCTTtgaacaaatataacattagCTGTAACAGTGTCCTGGCCTTAGTATCAGACTCAGCCCGATACATGGGGAAGTGTTTTGACACACTTACCAACTTGATGTCGGACAATGTTGTAGTGATTCAGTGTTGGGCGCACAAACTCAATCTGATTTTGAATGTTCTGGGAAAGCACCTTCCTGAACTTCAAAATGCCACTTCCAAAATCAAGAGTGCGTTCCTGAACACTCGAAAGAGAAAGCATCTGTTCCGGCAATTTCTGGATGATAAATATGAAGCTGGAAGGGTTCCACTGTTCCCAATGCCAGTCCTCACGAGATGGTCTTCGTGGTACGAGTCTGTAGCCTATGTATCCGACTACATAGAAGCTATTGTTGAGTTCATGAAGAGTGACGACATAGCATCAGTTAGCAATGTTGGAGTTCAGTATTTGGCAAGTTTGTCACAGGAACAGGTCCTTAATGTTAAGGTGCAGGCTGCCTTCATCAAAGAAACAGCAAAGGGAATTGTTGACTTGACGAAGTTGTTGGAAGGGTCATCATATCCTTGTAGCAACATTTTGTGTGGTAACCTACGCAAAGTTGAGCAAGTTTTGCAGCTTGCTGAAGCAGGAAATTTTGGCGAAGAAACAAGTTTAGCACTGCAGTCGTGTGGAAGAGATGTTGCAAAAGCTCAGGTTAAATCTGCCTTAGTAAAAGCTGCATCACATGGATACACTAAGCTGCTAGCTTTAATTTCAAGTGATCCTGCAAGTCATCTTTATTCTGAACTGAGTGTTTTTGACCCTGCACAGATTTTAATTACGGAAGTAACAAAAGATCTtggtaaaaaattgaataaaatggCATTGTTCAAGGACTGCGATGAAAGTCAATTGCTTCAAGGCTATAAAGAGCTTCAGTTCTTGGTGAAGAAACAGTTAGGAGACAAAAGTGATGCATCACTGGATTTGATTGCAATATTATTGTCTCTTTCTGTAAATCATCCAGAATTTTCTAAGGGTGCTTTGAAAAGTGTATGGTTGCCATGTGCAAATGCAGACTGCGAACGATTTTTTTCTAAGTACAGTTCTGTTCTAAGTGACCAACGACAGCGCCTTAATGCTGAAAATGTAGCTATTCTCAGTGAAATCTATTTTGAAGGTTGA